From the genome of Acidobacteriota bacterium:
CCACGGTAGAGGCGATTCGATCGATCTCGTTGAGGATCGCGGTGTATTCGTCGTTCAGGGCCCCCTTGGAGGTGCTGTTGTCGGCACCGGAGGTTTCGGATGCGGCCTGGGAGGCCAGAGTGACGGCACGCTGAAGCAGGTTGCTGATCTCACCGAGCGCCGAGTCGGTGACGTTGATCACGCCGATGCCGTCGTTGGCGTTACGAACGCCCTGGTTGAGAGCAGCCACGTCGGCGCGCAGGGCGTCGGCGATGGCCAAGCCTGCAGCGTCGTCCTTGGCGCCGTTGATCCGCAGACCGGAGGACAGACGCTCGAGGGTCCGGCTCATGCCGATCTGGGTCTTGCTGAGCTTGTTCATCGCGTTGAGGGCGCCGAGGTTCGAGACGACAGAGAATCCAGCCATGTTGTTTCCTCCTTGAAAGTGCGGGCGGCGTCCATGCCGTCCGGGCAGCTTCTGCTGCCTTTCGCTTTGCCGTTGCCGGCGTTGTCTGAAAAAGAGGTTCCTTCCCTGTTTCCCTAGGCTTGCGATAGCCACCGCGCCTGGCCAGGCGGGCTCCCGGGGGCTCGTAAGCGGCGGCTCGCGGTGCCTTTCGTGAGGACTTTTCGGAGGGAGGAAAAGGATCTTTAGCCCCGATCGGGGCGCAACAGACGGGCGATGCCGCCGCCCGGGATTCGGTCGATCCCGAGCGGCGTTATCCGGAGGTTTTCGAACGGCCTGGTGTCGGCTTCAGAAACCGACAATTTTTTCCGCGCCGCTACTGCAGCAGGCTCAGCACGTTCTGAGAAGAGTTGTTCGCCTGTCCGAGGGCGGCCAGGCCACTCTGGGTCAGGACCTGGTATTTCGTCATGTTCACGACTTCCTGGGCGATGTTCGCGTCGCGAATCTGGCTCTCGGCAGCCATCAGGTTCTCCGCCTGGACCGTGATCACGGCGATCGTGTTGGTCAGACGATTGTAGGAGGCGCCGAGGTCGCCACGATCGGAGGAAACCGTATCGATCGCGCTCTGCAGGGCGACCAGCTCGTTCCGAGCATCGGACTTGGTCAGCAGCTGATCGCTGGCCAGGCCGAGGCTGGCGGCCGAGATGGCGCTGGTGGTGACCGTGATCCGGTCGTTGGTCGACGAGGACAGGCCCACCTGAACGTCGATCGTCGCTCCGCCGGAGGACAGCAGGTTGATACCGTTGAACGAGACGGTGGAAGCGATCCTGTCGATCTCCGAGAGGATCTGGTTGTACTCGTCGTTGATCGCGCTCTTGGACGACGAGCTGTCCTGACCCGAGGTATCCGACGCGGCCTGTTCGGCCAGGGTCATCGCTCGTTGGAGCATGTTCGAAATCTCGTTGAGCGCCGAGTCGGCGACGTTGATCACGCTCAGGCCGTCATTGGCGTTGCGGACGGCCTGGTTGAGCCCCTGCACATCGGCTCGCAGGTTCTCCGCGATGGCCAGGCCGGCGGCATCATCGGCGGCACCGTTGATCCGCAGGCCCGAGGAGAGCCGATTCAGTGTCACGTTCAGATTTCGTTCCGTGGACACCAACTGGTTGTGAGCTTTCAGTGCTCCGATGTTGGTCACTACCGAAAACGCAGCCATTTCTTTAACCTCCGTTCCACGGCGAGCGGGTCCAGAAAACCTCTGCCAGGTTGGCGCCCGGCCGTGTTCGTTCTTCTCCTCGACCGTTTCTGCTGGGACTTTAGAACCCGTTTTCGCGTTTCCCTTGCCGAACGGGCCGGAACGAACCAACTTTGATCAGGAAGACCCTGAAGGAGCAAGAGTTAGACCCATGGCCAACAAGGCTTCACAAGTCCATGAACAGCAGTGTTCGATTCGTCACCCGGTGGCCGATTCCTCGACACAGGGGCGGATTCCGGCCACTGGCGGGGCTCCCGCCCCGGTTTCAGGAGAACTCCTCGGCCGCCTGGCGCGCTGCCTGGCCCTCGAAGAACTCGAAGAAATGGTGATCGAGGTCCTTCGTAGCCGGGTGCCGGAACGCACCCTGCTGGTCAACCTGGCCTCTCCCGCCACTGAACCCCGGCGGCTGGCGGAACCCGGACGCCCCACCCGCCCCTGGCCGGCACGGCGCCGGATCCCCCCTCTGCTGGCGGTGCCCATTCAGGACCAGGAGGAGGTGCTGGGCTGGATCGCCGTGGTGGATGACGGCAATGATGACGAGAGGTCCACGCGGAAGGCCCGGGCCGCCCTGCGGGAAATCGCCGCCGCGGCCGGCATCCCCACGCGCAACGCCCACGTGCACGGGGAAGCCCTTGCGCTGGCCCTGCGGGACCCCCTGACCGGGCTGTTCAACCGCCGGGCCTTCGAGGCCTTCATCGAACGAGAATCCCAGGGTGCCCTTCGCAGCGGGCGCCCGCTGACCTTGATCCTGATCGATCTCGACGATTTCAAACCGATCAACGATCGCTTCGGGCATCCCGCCGGGGACGCCCTTCTGGCCTCCGTGGCGGGCGTTCTGCTGTCGAACCTGCGACGCTCCGATATCGTCGCCCGTATCGGCGGCGATGAATTCGCCGTACTTTTGCCAGAAACCGGCCTCGACGCCGGGGTCAAGCTGGCACGTCGCCTGAGGAACGCCTTGGCCAGGGCAAAAATAAGGCAAAATGATGGCGATCCCCTCCTGCGAGCCCGGGGCAGCTTCGGCGTGGCCGAACTGGAGAACTCCGGCGGCGGGGCTCAAGGACTGGTGGAGGCCGCCGACCGCGCTCTCTATTCAGCCAAGCGTCGCGGAGGCCACCGGGTCCACCGCGGCCAGGGCCGCCGGCGCCAGGATCGCGCCTCCCGCCTCCACCCCACCGCCAGGAAACAGGAGAGCAACCCATGACTATCAGCGACACCTCCCGCTCCTTCGCCCGTGTGGACGTGCGCATTCCCGTGCGCCTGCAAATCCTCGATGCCCAGCAGGCGGCCGAGCTCGCCGAGCGGCTCGAGATGGAGCCCACTTATGCCCAGAAGCTCTCCATCGACCACCCGGGTCGCGAAGCACGCAGCAGTTGGGAGCGGCTGGCTCTCTATACCCTGATCGAGCGGCTCGAGAAGCTCGAACGGGGCCTCGAGAAGATCGCGGACAACCTGGGCGTGTCGCTGGCCGATGGCCCCGAATGGATCGAGGGAGAAACGGTGAGTCTCTCGGGATCGGGTGCCGGACTCAGGCTGCCCCGCAAACTCGAGGAGGGCACACCGGTGGAAGTGGAGTTCACCCTTCTCGGTGAGCCTACGGGAGTCGTCCGCATCCTCGGGCACATCGTCACCCTGGTTCATCCCGACGGCGACCGGCTCCCCGTCGGACGCTATCACCTGGGGGTGGCCTTCGACGCCTTTCACGACGACGACCGGCAGGCCATTATTCGCTACACATTCGCCCAGCAGCGAGCCCAGATTCGAGAGATGCGAGCCGACGAGGATCCTTGACGCCCCCGCGGGAAGTCACCGCCCCCGCGATCTCGGGCGATCCGGCACGCCGCCGAATCCGAGAACGCTACTCCTCGCGCAGCACATCGAGGACTTCCCCGGCGGACCGGGCGGCCAGCAGGCGAGAGATGGCCTGGCGATTCTGGATCAGGCGGGCGATCTGGCCGAGGACCTGGACGTGCTCGGCGGTCGCCTCGGGGGGGCCGAGCAAAACGAAGAAAAGGCGGACCGGCTGACCGTCCCGCGCACCGAAGTCGATGCCCTCGCCGGCCAGCCGGACGACGGCCAGACCGACGCGGTCCGAGTCTTCGCAGCGGGCATGGGGGACGGCCACACCGGGAGCGATAGCCGTGCTCATGATCCTCTCGCGATCGAGCAGCTTGGCCCTGGCGCGCTCAGCCTGGTTCAAGAAACCCGTTCGGGCGAGCGTCTCGGTGACCGCGGTGAACAGACTCTCCGCATCACCGGCTTCCAGGTCGACAAGGACCCAGCGCGGGTCGATGCGTTCGGCGAGACTCACGGCAGGAGGGCGATCCCGACGTGCACCCGGGAAAGCGGACCCAGGACCAACGACGGTGCCACGCCGAGGACGACGGTGCCTGCCACGGCCAGGGCCACCGCCACGGCAGCCGGCAGCGGCACCTTCAGGTTGTCTACGAGGGACCGCTCGGGAGCGCGGAAGAACATGGCGACGATCACCTTAAGATAGTACGCCGCGCCGATCACGGCCGCGACGCCCATCACGACCGCCAGCCCCACGTGCCCCGAACGCACGGCCGCGAGGAAGATCGTGTACTTGCCCACGAAGCCGCCAAGGGGAGGAATGCCCGTCAGTGAGAGCATGAAGACGCCCATCGCGATGGCGAGCAGCGGCCGACGCTGAAAGAGCCCGGAGAAGTGAGAGAGATGGTCGGCATCCTCGCCGTCTTCCTGGAACAGGGAGAGCACCACGAAGGCGCCGACGGTCATGAAGGTATAGACCAGCAGGTAGAACAGCACGTTGGCCGCTCCCACTTCGATCGGCGCGATCAGGCCGAGCAGCAGGTAACCCGCGTGAGCCACCGAGGAGTAGGCCAACAGGCGCTTGAGCCGATCCTGGACCAGCGCCAGCAGATTGCCGACGAGCATCGTAGCCACAGCCAGCACCGACAGGGCCAGCACCCAGCGGGATGAAACCTCCGCGCTACCATCGAAGCCGGTGTGGAGCATGCGCAACAATACGCCGAAAGCCGCGGCCTTCGTCCCCGCGGCCATGAAGGCCGTCACCGGCGTGGGCGCTCCCTGGTAGACGTCGGGCACCCAGAAATGGAAGGGCACGGCCCCCACCTTGAAGGCGAAGGCGACGATGATCAGGGCCAGGCCGGCAAGCAGCATCGGCATACCAAAGACCTCGCCGCTGATCACAGCGCCACCGATGCCCACCAGGTCGAAGCGTCCCGTCACTCCGTATACCAGGGCGATGCCATAAACGAAAAGGGCGGTCGAGAAGGCGCCGAGCAGGAAATACTTCAGCGCCGCCTCCACCGAGCGTTGCTGCCCTCGCACCATCCCGGTCATCACGTAGAGCGCGATGGACAGGACCTCGAGACCGATGAAGATCATCACCAGGTTCTCGGTAGCGACCATGATGGTCATTCCCGTCACGGCGAAGAACATCAACGGGAAGATCTCTCCCCGGTAGGCATCGACGCGTTCGAGGTAGGCCGGGATGACGAGCAGCGCCATCAGGCCCGCCACCGCGAACATGACATCGAGCCACAGGGCCATCGGATCGCAGCGCAGCATCTCCATGCCACCCTGGCCGGCGGTTCCCGTGTAGAGCAGGCTGATCGGCACCAGGGTGCTGACCAGCATTCCTCCGACCGCGATATACCACAGCCAACGTCGATCATCGCGCCGCAGCAGCGGCACACCGATCAACAACAGCAGGCCGTAGACCGCCGGAAAGAGGGTCGGCATCATGGCCCTGAGGTCCAGCATCAGTTCCGTTCCAGCCATCGCCCCGATCCCCTATTTCGTCATCAGCCAGATGACCATCACCGCCCCGGACAGCAGCCACAGCGCGTAGTGGCGCACGATGCCGGTCTGGAACAGCTTGATCACCTGCCCGGAAAGCTCGGACGCCGCCGCGCTGAAATTCACCGCGCCATCGACGACCCGGCGGTCCGTTCCATCGAAAAATCGGCTCAAGGACCAGAAAGGCCCGATGAGAAGACGCTGGTAGGCCTCATCGACAAACCATTTGCGGTACAGCAGTCGCCGCGGATACGCCAGCGCTCGACCCAGCCTCTGCGCACGCTCCCCCAGCCCGCCGTAAGCCCAGGAAGCCATGCCCAGGCCGACCAGGAAGACCAACAGGGCCACACCGAACAGCCCCCACTCGGTACTCAGGGCCGGATGCGCCATACCCTCTCGAAGCACCTCCATGGCCGCACCGTGTCCTGCATCATGGCCATGCTCCCCCACCGGGGCGTGGCCGCCGCCGTGGGCCGCCATGGCCACCACGCCGCGGGCGGCGACGACCGGGTGCAGCTGGTGCTCGAACCAGTTGATATCGCCCAGGCCCAGCAGGTTGCTCACCCCGCCGGGGATCCCGAGAAAACCGACCAGGACGGCGCCGATCGCCAGAACCACGAGCACGCCGGTCATCACACGGGGCGACTCCCCGAGATTCTCGCGCACGTGTTCGGGAGACCGGTTCTCACCGTGGAAGGTCATCCACACGGCACGGAACATGTAGAACGACGTCATCACCGCACCAAGAGTTCCGAACAACCAGAGCCAGAAGGAACCGCGGTAGGAGAAAAGGGAGCGAGCCAGGATCTCGTCCTTGGACATGAAACCCGACAGAAGCGGGAAACCCGTGATCGCGAGAGTCGAGACCAGGAACGTGGCGTAGGTTACCGGCATCCACCGCTTCAGGCCCCCGTAGAGCCGCATGTCGTTGCTGTGACCGCAGCGGGCAATCACGGATCCGGAGCCCAGGAAGAGGCAGGCCTTGAAGAAGGCGTGAGTGACCAGGTGGAAGACGGCCGCCACGAAAGCCCCGACGCCGGCGCCCAGAAACATGTAACCGAGCTGGGAAACCGTGGAATAGGCCAGCACTTTCTTGATGTCGTACTGAGCCATGCCCATCGTCGCCGCGAAGACGGCCGTCAGGCAGCCCACCACGGCCACCACGAACATCGCCCCCGGCGCATGCCAATACAGGGCGGACATCCGGGCCAACATGTAGACGCCGGCCGTGACCATCGTGGCCGCGTGAATCAGAGCCGAGACGGGAGTCGGTCCGGCCATCGCGTCGGGCAGCCAGACGTAGAGCGGCACCTGGGCGCTCTTCCCCGTGGCACCGACGAAGAGCAAAACCCCGATACCGGTAAGCAGGGCCGATCCGTACCAGAAGGCCGAAGAAGCATTGATCGCGGCGGCGATCTCCGAGAAGTCCAGTGTACCGAAGGTCACCACCAGGAGCAGTGCGCCGAGCAAAAAGCCGAAATCGCCGATACGGTTGGTGATGAAGGCCTTGCGCCCGGCGTCGGCACAGGTCAGCCCGCTTTCCTTGTCGAAGACCTGGTCATAGTAGAAGCCGATCAGCAGATAAGAGCAGAGCCCCACGCCTTCCCAGCCGACGAACATCACCAGGATGTTGCCCCCCAGGACGAGGGTCAACATCATCGCCATGAAGAGGTTGAGATAGCAAAAGAAGCGGTAGTAGCCACGCTCCCCGGCCATGTAGCCGATGGAGTAGATGTGAATCAGGGTACCGATGCCGCTGACCACCAGGAGCATCACCAGGGTCAGGGCGTCGACGGCGAGGGTCCAGCCCACGCTGAGGTTGGCTCTCACGCTGCCATCGGGCCCCCAACCCCGCAGGTTGGCCTCACCCAGGGGGAGCCACTCCCAATACGTCACCTCGAAGCGAGCCGGATCGTGCTCGTTGCCCGTCACGACCTCGTAGGCGCTGCCGGCGCCGACAGCGTAATTTTCGAGGCCACCGCTGAAATCGGCGACCACGGCGAGCGTCAAGACGAAGCTCAAGGCCGAGCAGGTCACCGCGATGCGGTGGGCCCACTTGTCCTCCAGCAGCCCCCACGAGCCGAGCAAACCGACCAGCAGGAAACCCGCCAGCGGCGCAAGGGGAATCAGAATCAGGTAAGGAAGCATTGCCTGTATCTCCCCGGGTCGGCGCTCACCACTTCAGCAATCGGGCGAGGTCGATATCGGTGGAACCCTTGAGCCTGAACAGGGCGATCACGATCGCCAGGCCCACTGCCGCCTCCGCGGCGGCGATCGCGAGAACGAAAAGCGCCATCACCTGCCCATCCACCGCGCCGCTCCCACCAACACCCGGCAGCGCGCGGCTGACGGAGACCAGCGCGAGGTTGGCGGAGTTGAGCATGATCTCGATGCACATCAGGATCGTGATCGCACCCCGACGGGTCAGGACGCCGAAGGCTCCGATGGCGAAAAGCAGCGACGAGAGCAACAAGGCTGCGCTGGGAGCGTCGGCCATCACTCAATCCTCCAAATGACGCTTGGCCAGCACGATCGCTCCCGCCATGGCGGAAAGCAGCGCCAGCGATACCAGCTCGAAGGGGTAAAAGTACGCCCCGAAGAGAGCCCGACCCATCCCCGCCGCCGTGCCGAAATCCTCTGCGACGGCGCCCACGGGCGGATCCGGTGCGAAGGAGGTTCCCGCCCGGATCAGCAGCAGCACCAGGGCCAGACCCATGGCGAAGGCGAAAAACATCGGCACCAGGCCGGGCCCTCCCTTCGCCTCGGGCTGCAGATTGAGCAGCATGATGACGAAGATGATCAGGACCATGATGGCGCCGGCGTAGATCAGGACCTGCACCACGGCGAAGAAGTAGGCCTCGAGCAGGGCGTAGAAACCCGCGATCGTCAGCAGGTGCAACACCAGGAACAGACCTTCGACCACGGGGTTGCGGTGCAGCACGACGACCAGCGCGCTACCTGCGGCCAGCACGGCCAGCAGGGCGAAGACCGTCAGCTGCACGGAACCCATCGTTGCCATCACTCCCAGCGCGATCATGAGAACCACTCCGGCTTGAGGATCGCCAGCAGCGCCGCCCAGATCACATTGAGAAAGCCCAGCGGAATCAAGGCTTTCCATCCGACCCGCATCAGCTGATCGAAACGGAAGCGCGGCAGGGTCCAGCGAACCCAGACGAATACCCAGAGGAAAAAGGCCACCTTCAAGGCGAAGCTGGCCACCTGCGCTACGGCCAGCGCGTTACCCGACAGACCGAGCGGCCCGGCAATGAACCCGGGAACCGCGTAACCACCCAGGTAGAGGGTCACCAGCAGGGCGGCCGAAGTGATCATGTTGATGTACTCGGCCATGAAGAACATGGAGAACTTCATCGACGAGTACTCGGTGTGGTAGCCCGCCACCAATTCCGACTCGGCCTCGGGCAGATCGAACGGCAAGCGGTTCGTTTCGGCCAGACCGGCGATCAGCAGCACCACGAAACCGAGAGGCAGGAAGATCGCGAAGGGTAGTTGTCGCGACTGGAGTTCGACGATCTCTCCCAGGTTGAGTGTACCCGCCAGGACGAGTACGGCGATGACGCCCAGGCCCAGAGAGAGTTCGTAGGAAATCATTTGAGCCGAGGCGCGCAGGCCGCCGAGCTGCGAATACTTGTTGTTCGAAGCCCAGCCCGCCAGGATGATGCCGTAGACGCCCAGCCCGCTGGCGGCGAGCAGCAAGAGCACCCCGGCGTCGATGTCGGCGATGACCAGCGGGATCTCCCGGCCCGAAATCTCCAGCACGCCACCGAAGGGAATGACCGCAAAGGCCATCAAGGCGCAAAACAGCGAAACCGCGGGCGCCAGGATGAAGGTCGGCTTGTGCACGAAGGGCGGCAGGATATCTTCCTTGAAGAAGAATTTGATGCCGTCGGCCATGGGCTGCAGCAATCCGAAGGGGCCCACCCGATTGGGGCCGCGGCGCAACTGGATCAGCGCCGAGCCTCGTCTTTCGACCCAGGTCAGCAAGGCCACGCTGACCTGCAGCAAGCCGACGACGACCGCCACCTTGGCGACCGCTCCGATGACGATGACGAGATCCACTGTGAACCTCTCCTCAGAGCTTCCAGCCGGAAGCCAGCATGCGCGCTGCCGCGCCCGTAGCCGGACAAGCCTGGTCGGCGGCCTGGCAGCCGGCGGCGTCCTGCCCCTCGGAACCCGGCAGGGCTTTCCACTCGATCCCGGCGAGATCCGGCACGCTTTCGGCGATATGGGCCGCCACTTCCGCCGGCGCGGGAGCCTTCCTCGAACCCAGCGAATCGAAGAGATCAGCCAGCACCATGGAGGCCGGCCGCACCGTCGCGGTAGGCAACAAGGCCTTCTCCGCGTGCTGCACCCGACCCGCGAAATTGACCCATGTCCCGCCACTCTCCGCGTAGCTGCAGACCGGCAGCAATACCTGGGCGGCAGCGGAAAGCGGGGAGGCGTAAGCATCGAGCACGATCACGCGGGATGCGTGACCGAGCGCCTCGCCATCGATGACGTCATCCTCGTCGTCGACAGGCCCCAACAGTCCGGGACCCAGGGCCAGCAGCACATCGATCTTCCCCGCACGCAGTTCCTCTTCGAGGGCCTCCACCCGGCCAAAACCACCAGCCACGGCGTCGAGAACCATCTCGGCGCCCCGGGCATTGGGCGAGCGGTCGGAGCGAATCAGTAACTCGTCATTCTCGCCCCGCTCGTGCCGGGGCAGGTAGACCCGAGCGCCTCCCAACGGCCCCATGGCCAGTTGCGCCAGCAGGTAGATCTCCTCCACGGTCGCCCGCGGACTGGCCAGTAACGCCACCTTGCCCCCGGGGGCCGCGGAAGAGAGAGCGGCGGAGGCCGCCGCCAGAGCCGCTTCCCAGTCGCCTTCCTGATCACCGGAACGGGGAACACCCAGCCTCCGGTCGCGCGCCTCGGCGAGGCGCCGATTCCACAACCGCCCCTCGTCACAGATCCACCAGCGATTCACCGCATGGTTGGTACGGGGGGTGATGCGGTAGATCTCGTTGCGCAGCGTACCGAGGTCGACCGAGCAGCCGCGGGCGCACCCCGGGCAGACCGAAGGCACGTCCGTGACGAACCAGACGCGCGAACGGAACCGGAATTCCTTGAGGGTCAACGCCCCGACCGGACAGATGTCCACCACGTTGCCCGAGTAGGGATTGGCCAGTTCGCGGCCGGGGAAGACGCCGATTTCCTCACGCACGCCTCGCAGGAACATGCCTAATTCGCCCGTCTTGGGCACTTCCTCGCAGAACCGGATGCAGCGGGTGCACTTGATGCAACGTTCCCAGTCGAAGAGCACGTGGGGCCCCAGGTCGCGTCGCTTGGGCCCGTGCTCTTTCTCCTCGACGAAGCGGGTCGTGGGGGCGCCGTGCCGGTAGGAATACTCCTGCAAGCGACACTCGCCGGCCTGATCGCAGATCGGACAGTCGAGAGGGTGATTGATCAGCAGGAACTCCATCACCGACTCCCGCCAGCCCTGTACCTTTTCCGACTCGGTACTGACCACCATGCCGTCGGAGACGACCGTGTTGCAGGCAATGGCGGGCTTCGGGAACTTCTCGACTTCCACCAGGCAGATCCGGCAATTACCCGCAATACTCAGGCCCGGGTGATAGCAGTAGTGGGGAATATCGATCCCATGGGCGAGAGCCGCCTGAAGGATCGTCGTTCCCTCCGGGACGGTCAGCTCGCGGTCGTTGATCGTGAAGGTCGGCATCGTCGTCGCCCTGCTCGTCAGCCGGCCGCCACCGCGGAGCGGCCGTGCTGGATGTAGTGCTCGAACTCGTCGCGGAACTTGGAGATGAAAGAGCGGGCCGGCATCGCCGCCGCGTCGGCCAGCGGACAGATCGTCGTTCCCTGCATGTGACCCGCCACCGAGTCGAGAAGATCGAGGTCCTCGGGCCGGCCTTCTCCCCGCAGGATGCGCTGGAAGATCTTCTCCAGCCAAGGTGTTCCCTCGCGGCACGGTGTGCACTGGCCGCAGGATTCGTGCGCATAGAAATGCGCGATCCGAGCCATCACCTTGACCATGTCGGTGGTGTGATCCATCACCATCACCGCCGATGATCCCAGCATCGAACCGCGTTCGGCCACGGCGTCGTAGTCCATCGGCAGATCCTGACACTCGTCGGCCCGCAGCACCGGCACCGAGGAGCCGCCGGGGATCACGGCCTTCAACCGGCTGCCGTCCCGCAGCAGACCGCCGCAGTGCTCTTCGATGATTTCCATCAACGGTGTCGAAATCGGCAGTTCGTAGACACCGGGACGTTTGACATGCCCCGACACGCAGTAGAGCTTGGGCCCCGTGTTGCGCTCGTTACGGCCAATGCCCGCAAACCACTCCGGACCGCGCTCGATGATCACCGGCAGGTTGGCCAGAGTCTCCACGTTGTTGATCGTCGTGGGACAACCATAGAGGCCGGCCTGGGCGGGAAAGGGAGGCTTCAGCCGTGGGTTGCCGCGGCCGCCCTCGAGAGAATCCATCAGCGCCGTTTCCTCGCCGCAGATGTAAGCACCGGCTCCCCGGTGCACCACCACGTCGCAATCCCAGCCCGAGCCGAGGATGTTCTTGCCCACCAGCCCCGCGGCCCGGGCCTCCTCCACCGCCCGCTCGAGGACCTGCGCCCCGAGGGTGTATTCCCCCCGGATGTAAATGAAGGCGCACGAGCAACGCATGGCGAACGAGGAGATCAAGCATCCTTCGATCAGCAGGTGAGGGTCTTCCTCGATAATCACGCGGTCCTTGAAGGTTCCCGGCTCCGACTCGTCGGCATTGCAAATCAGGTAGCTGGGACGTTCCGGCGTGGGTTCCTTGGGCATGAAAGACATCTTCACCCCGGTGGGGAAGCCGGCACCGCCTCGGCCCCGCAAACCCGAGGCCTTGACCTTTTCGATGATCTCCCCCGGGTCCATCTTGACCGCCGCTTCGAGGGATTTGTAGGCGCCGTGCCGCCGGGCCACATCGAGCGTGCGAGAACCCTCGATACCGACGAGCCGCGTGAGGACCTTGTCCATGGCTACTCCACCAACACCCGGCAGGGACCCGGTCCAGGTTCGGGCCGTTCCCCGCGCTCGAGGGCGTCGAGCAGGG
Proteins encoded in this window:
- a CDS encoding flagellin, which gives rise to MAAFSVVTNIGALKAHNQLVSTERNLNVTLNRLSSGLRINGAADDAAGLAIAENLRADVQGLNQAVRNANDGLSVINVADSALNEISNMLQRAMTLAEQAASDTSGQDSSSSKSAINDEYNQILSEIDRIASTVSFNGINLLSSGGATIDVQVGLSSSTNDRITVTTSAISAASLGLASDQLLTKSDARNELVALQSAIDTVSSDRGDLGASYNRLTNTIAVITVQAENLMAAESQIRDANIAQEVVNMTKYQVLTQSGLAALGQANNSSQNVLSLLQ
- a CDS encoding GGDEF domain-containing protein is translated as MANKASQVHEQQCSIRHPVADSSTQGRIPATGGAPAPVSGELLGRLARCLALEELEEMVIEVLRSRVPERTLLVNLASPATEPRRLAEPGRPTRPWPARRRIPPLLAVPIQDQEEVLGWIAVVDDGNDDERSTRKARAALREIAAAAGIPTRNAHVHGEALALALRDPLTGLFNRRAFEAFIERESQGALRSGRPLTLILIDLDDFKPINDRFGHPAGDALLASVAGVLLSNLRRSDIVARIGGDEFAVLLPETGLDAGVKLARRLRNALARAKIRQNDGDPLLRARGSFGVAELENSGGGAQGLVEAADRALYSAKRRGGHRVHRGQGRRRQDRASRLHPTARKQESNP
- a CDS encoding PilZ domain-containing protein, with product MTISDTSRSFARVDVRIPVRLQILDAQQAAELAERLEMEPTYAQKLSIDHPGREARSSWERLALYTLIERLEKLERGLEKIADNLGVSLADGPEWIEGETVSLSGSGAGLRLPRKLEEGTPVEVEFTLLGEPTGVVRILGHIVTLVHPDGDRLPVGRYHLGVAFDAFHDDDRQAIIRYTFAQQRAQIREMRADEDP
- a CDS encoding PTS sugar transporter subunit IIA, whose protein sequence is MSLAERIDPRWVLVDLEAGDAESLFTAVTETLARTGFLNQAERARAKLLDRERIMSTAIAPGVAVPHARCEDSDRVGLAVVRLAGEGIDFGARDGQPVRLFFVLLGPPEATAEHVQVLGQIARLIQNRQAISRLLAARSAGEVLDVLREE
- a CDS encoding NADH-quinone oxidoreductase subunit N, with translation MAGTELMLDLRAMMPTLFPAVYGLLLLIGVPLLRRDDRRWLWYIAVGGMLVSTLVPISLLYTGTAGQGGMEMLRCDPMALWLDVMFAVAGLMALLVIPAYLERVDAYRGEIFPLMFFAVTGMTIMVATENLVMIFIGLEVLSIALYVMTGMVRGQQRSVEAALKYFLLGAFSTALFVYGIALVYGVTGRFDLVGIGGAVISGEVFGMPMLLAGLALIIVAFAFKVGAVPFHFWVPDVYQGAPTPVTAFMAAGTKAAAFGVLLRMLHTGFDGSAEVSSRWVLALSVLAVATMLVGNLLALVQDRLKRLLAYSSVAHAGYLLLGLIAPIEVGAANVLFYLLVYTFMTVGAFVVLSLFQEDGEDADHLSHFSGLFQRRPLLAIAMGVFMLSLTGIPPLGGFVGKYTIFLAAVRSGHVGLAVVMGVAAVIGAAYYLKVIVAMFFRAPERSLVDNLKVPLPAAVAVALAVAGTVVLGVAPSLVLGPLSRVHVGIALLP
- the nuoL gene encoding NADH-quinone oxidoreductase subunit L, whose amino-acid sequence is MLPYLILIPLAPLAGFLLVGLLGSWGLLEDKWAHRIAVTCSALSFVLTLAVVADFSGGLENYAVGAGSAYEVVTGNEHDPARFEVTYWEWLPLGEANLRGWGPDGSVRANLSVGWTLAVDALTLVMLLVVSGIGTLIHIYSIGYMAGERGYYRFFCYLNLFMAMMLTLVLGGNILVMFVGWEGVGLCSYLLIGFYYDQVFDKESGLTCADAGRKAFITNRIGDFGFLLGALLLVVTFGTLDFSEIAAAINASSAFWYGSALLTGIGVLLFVGATGKSAQVPLYVWLPDAMAGPTPVSALIHAATMVTAGVYMLARMSALYWHAPGAMFVVAVVGCLTAVFAATMGMAQYDIKKVLAYSTVSQLGYMFLGAGVGAFVAAVFHLVTHAFFKACLFLGSGSVIARCGHSNDMRLYGGLKRWMPVTYATFLVSTLAITGFPLLSGFMSKDEILARSLFSYRGSFWLWLFGTLGAVMTSFYMFRAVWMTFHGENRSPEHVRENLGESPRVMTGVLVVLAIGAVLVGFLGIPGGVSNLLGLGDINWFEHQLHPVVAARGVVAMAAHGGGHAPVGEHGHDAGHGAAMEVLREGMAHPALSTEWGLFGVALLVFLVGLGMASWAYGGLGERAQRLGRALAYPRRLLYRKWFVDEAYQRLLIGPFWSLSRFFDGTDRRVVDGAVNFSAAASELSGQVIKLFQTGIVRHYALWLLSGAVMVIWLMTK
- the nuoK gene encoding NADH-quinone oxidoreductase subunit NuoK, coding for MADAPSAALLLSSLLFAIGAFGVLTRRGAITILMCIEIMLNSANLALVSVSRALPGVGGSGAVDGQVMALFVLAIAAAEAAVGLAIVIALFRLKGSTDIDLARLLKW
- a CDS encoding NADH-quinone oxidoreductase subunit J, translating into MIALGVMATMGSVQLTVFALLAVLAAGSALVVVLHRNPVVEGLFLVLHLLTIAGFYALLEAYFFAVVQVLIYAGAIMVLIIFVIMLLNLQPEAKGGPGLVPMFFAFAMGLALVLLLIRAGTSFAPDPPVGAVAEDFGTAAGMGRALFGAYFYPFELVSLALLSAMAGAIVLAKRHLED
- the nuoH gene encoding NADH-quinone oxidoreductase subunit NuoH → MDLVIVIGAVAKVAVVVGLLQVSVALLTWVERRGSALIQLRRGPNRVGPFGLLQPMADGIKFFFKEDILPPFVHKPTFILAPAVSLFCALMAFAVIPFGGVLEISGREIPLVIADIDAGVLLLLAASGLGVYGIILAGWASNNKYSQLGGLRASAQMISYELSLGLGVIAVLVLAGTLNLGEIVELQSRQLPFAIFLPLGFVVLLIAGLAETNRLPFDLPEAESELVAGYHTEYSSMKFSMFFMAEYINMITSAALLVTLYLGGYAVPGFIAGPLGLSGNALAVAQVASFALKVAFFLWVFVWVRWTLPRFRFDQLMRVGWKALIPLGFLNVIWAALLAILKPEWFS